A window of Actinomadura viridis genomic DNA:
ACCGCGAGAGAGGAACGACACGGTGGACGACGTCGACCGGGTGACCGGACGTTTCGAGGAGCAGCGCGGTCACCTGCGGGCGGTGGCCTACCGGATGCTCGGCTCGGTGAGCGAAGCCGACGACGCCGTGCAGGAGGCGTGGTTGCGGCTCAGCCGCACCGACACCGGCGAGGTCGAGAACCTCGACGCCTGGCTGACCACCGTGGTGGCCCGGATCTGCCTGAACATGCTGCGCTCTCGCCGCTCGCGGCGCGAGGAGCCCGCCGACGTCCACCTCCCCGACCCCATCATCGGCCCCGAGGGCGGGACCGATCCCGAGGAGGAGGCCGTCCTGGCCGACTCCGTGGGCCTGGCCCTGCTGGTCGTGCTCGACACGCTCGCGCCGGCCGAACGGCTCGCGTTCGTGCTGCACGACATGTTCGCCGTGCCCTTCGACGAGATCGGCCCCATGATCGAGCGGTCCCCGGCGGCGGCCAGGCAGCTCGCCAGCCGCGCCCGCCGCCGCGTGCAGGGGCAGGCTCCGGCGCCCGACCCCGATCCCGCCCGGCAGCGCGCCGTCGTCGACGCGTTCCTCGCCGCCGCCCGTGACGGCGACTTCGAGGGTCTGGTCGCCGTGCTCCACCCGGACGTGGTGCTCCGTTCCGACGGCGGCACCGCCCTCGCCCGCCACACGGTCGTGCTCACCGGCGCCCGGAACGTGGCCGCCCAGGCGACCATGTTCGGCGGGCTCTCCCCGTTCGCCCGTCCGGCACTGATCAACGGCGCGGCGGGCGTCGTCGTCACCCCGCACGGGCGGCCGGTGGCGGTGATGGGCTTCACCGTCACCGACGGCCGGGTCGCCGCCATCGACGTGATCGCCGACCCCGACCGCCTCCGCCTGCTCGACCTGACCGTTCTCGACGGGTGACCACGCCGGGCGGACGCGGTCGGCCGGCCGGAGTCAGGGTGTCAGGGTCACCCTGTCGGAGTAGAGCTCGGTGCGGCCGAGACGAGCGGTGATGAAGATCTGGGAGTCCTCCTCGACGGTTGAGGAGGTCGCCTCGAAAGTGACCGAGATCGCGCCCGCGGGAATGGTCACCGAAGCCGGCACCTCCACGATGCCCCAGCTGGGCTGGAGGTGCACGACGGTGTCGACCTCGGACGGGCCCGCCAGCGTGATCGTGCCCTGGAAGGCGGTCCCGCCCTTGACCGACCCGGGCAGGCCGATCGCCGTGATCCGGGGGTGGATCGTGATCGGGAGCGTGGCGGTGGCGCCCGCGGCGGTGGCCTCCAGGACGACCCGGGTCGTCCTGGTGACCTCGGTGGTGCGGAGGCGGAAGGTGCCGGTGGTGGAACCTTCCGATATGTGGTCGGTGACGTTGTC
This region includes:
- the sigJ gene encoding RNA polymerase sigma factor SigJ, producing the protein MDDVDRVTGRFEEQRGHLRAVAYRMLGSVSEADDAVQEAWLRLSRTDTGEVENLDAWLTTVVARICLNMLRSRRSRREEPADVHLPDPIIGPEGGTDPEEEAVLADSVGLALLVVLDTLAPAERLAFVLHDMFAVPFDEIGPMIERSPAAARQLASRARRRVQGQAPAPDPDPARQRAVVDAFLAAARDGDFEGLVAVLHPDVVLRSDGGTALARHTVVLTGARNVAAQATMFGGLSPFARPALINGAAGVVVTPHGRPVAVMGFTVTDGRVAAIDVIADPDRLRLLDLTVLDG